From one Oncorhynchus keta strain PuntledgeMale-10-30-2019 chromosome 30, Oket_V2, whole genome shotgun sequence genomic stretch:
- the LOC118363868 gene encoding guanine nucleotide-binding protein subunit alpha-11-like isoform X3: MRIIHGAGYTEEDKRGFIRLVYQNIFTSMQSMIKATENLKIPFKYEQNRSNAMLVKEVDIEKICGFDQPYISAIKTLWADPGIQEAYDRRREYQLSDSTKYYLTDLDRISDNNYLPTQQDVLRVRIPTTGIIEYPFDLSSIIFRMVDVGGQRSERRKWIHCFENVTSIMFLVALSEYDQVLVESDNENRMEESKALFRTIITYPWFQNSSVILFLNKKDLLEEKISYSHLVDYFPEFDGPQRDAQAGREFILKMFVDLNPDSDKIIYSHFTCATDTENIRFVFAAVKDTILQLNLKEYNLV, translated from the exons ATGAGGATCATCCACGGGGCGGGCTACACAGAGGAGGACAAGAGGGGTTTCATCAGGCTGGTGTACCAGAACATCTTCACCTCCATGCAGTCTATGATCAAAGCCACAGAGAACCTCAAGATCCCCTTCAAATACGAACAGAACCGG TCTAATGCCATGTTAGTGAAGGAGGTGGACATAGAGAAGATCTGTGGTTTCGACCAGCCCTACATCAGCGCCATCAAGACCCTGTGGGCCGACCCTGGGATACAGGAGGCCTACGACAGACGCAGGGAATACCAGCTATCAGACTCCACTAAATA CTATCTAACTGATCTGGACCGTATCTCAGACAACAACTATCTGCCCACACAGCAAGATGTTCTGAGGGTGCGAATCCCCACCACCGGCATCATAGAGTACCCCTTCGACTTGTCAAGCATCATTTTCAG GATGGTGGATGTAGGGGGTCAAAggtcagagaggaggaagtggatcCACTGTTTTGAGAATGTCACTTCCATCATGTTCCTGGTGGCCCTCAGCGAGTACGACCAAGTCCTGGTGGAGTCTGACAACgag aACCGTATGGAGGAGAGTAAGGCGTTGTTTAGGACCATCATCACCTACCCCTGGTTCCAGAACTCCTCAGTCATCCTGTTCCTCAACAAGAAGGATCTGCTGGAGGAGAAGATCTCATACTCCCACCTGGTCGATTACTTCCCTGAgtttgatg GTCCCCAGCGAGATGCCCAGGCGGGCCGGGAGTTTATACTGAAGATGTTTGTGGACCTGAACCCGGATAGCGACAAGATCATCTACTCCCACTTCACCTGCGCCACGGACACCGAGAACATCCGCTTCGTCTTCGCTGCCGTCAAAGACACCATCCTGCAGCTCAACCTCAAAGAATACAACCTGGTCTGA
- the LOC118363867 gene encoding TLE family member 5-like isoform X1 encodes MMFPQSRHSASSQSSQPLKFTTSDSCDRIKDEFQFLQAQYHSLKMECDKLASEKSEMQRHYIMYYEMSYGLNIEMHKQAEIVKRLNGICAQVLPYLSQEHQQQVLGAIERAKQVTPPEMNSIIRQQLQVHQLSQLQGLGLPTMAPLPMGLSAPSLPPTSSAGLMSLSSILASHSHSQAAHAQAQAQLAKEDKARDAAEREQREEDGDKSD; translated from the exons ATGATGTTTCCACAATCAAGACACTCG GCTTCCTCCCAGTCCTCCCAGCCTCTCAAGTTCACCACCTCTGACTCCTGCGACCGCATCAAGGACGAGTTTCAGTTCCTACAAGCACAATACCATAG CTTGAAGATGGAGTGTGACAAGCTAGCTAGTGAGAAGTCAGAGATGCAGCGTCATTACATCATG TACTACGAGATGTCTTATGGACTGAACATTGAAATGCACAAACAG GCTGAGATCGTGAAGAGACTAAACGGGATCTGTGCTCAGGTTCTCCCCTACCTATCTCAAGAG CATCAGCAGCAGGTCTTAGGGGCCATAGAGAGAGCCAAGCAGGTCACTCCTCCTGAGATGAACTCTATCATACGG CAGCAGCTCCAGGTGCACCAGTTGTCTCAGCTCCAGGGCTTGGGCCTCCCCACGATGGCCCCTCTCCCCATGGGTCTGTCTGCTCCCAGCCTCCCCCCAACCTCCAGCGCCGGACTGATGTCCCTGTCCTCCATCCTGGCCTCTCACTCCCACTCACAGGCAGCACatgcacag GCTCAGGCCCAGCTGGCTAAAGAAGACAAGGCCAGAGAcgcagcagagagagaacagagggaagaggaCGGAGACAAGTCCGACTGA
- the LOC118363867 gene encoding amino-terminal enhancer of split-like isoform X2, whose protein sequence is MMFPQSRHSASSQSSQPLKFTTSDSCDRIKDEFQFLQAQYHSLKMECDKLASEKSEMQRHYIMYYEMSYGLNIEMHKQAEIVKRLNGICAQVLPYLSQEHQQQVLGAIERAKQVTPPEMNSIIRQLQVHQLSQLQGLGLPTMAPLPMGLSAPSLPPTSSAGLMSLSSILASHSHSQAAHAQAQAQLAKEDKARDAAEREQREEDGDKSD, encoded by the exons ATGATGTTTCCACAATCAAGACACTCG GCTTCCTCCCAGTCCTCCCAGCCTCTCAAGTTCACCACCTCTGACTCCTGCGACCGCATCAAGGACGAGTTTCAGTTCCTACAAGCACAATACCATAG CTTGAAGATGGAGTGTGACAAGCTAGCTAGTGAGAAGTCAGAGATGCAGCGTCATTACATCATG TACTACGAGATGTCTTATGGACTGAACATTGAAATGCACAAACAG GCTGAGATCGTGAAGAGACTAAACGGGATCTGTGCTCAGGTTCTCCCCTACCTATCTCAAGAG CATCAGCAGCAGGTCTTAGGGGCCATAGAGAGAGCCAAGCAGGTCACTCCTCCTGAGATGAACTCTATCATACGG CAGCTCCAGGTGCACCAGTTGTCTCAGCTCCAGGGCTTGGGCCTCCCCACGATGGCCCCTCTCCCCATGGGTCTGTCTGCTCCCAGCCTCCCCCCAACCTCCAGCGCCGGACTGATGTCCCTGTCCTCCATCCTGGCCTCTCACTCCCACTCACAGGCAGCACatgcacag GCTCAGGCCCAGCTGGCTAAAGAAGACAAGGCCAGAGAcgcagcagagagagaacagagggaagaggaCGGAGACAAGTCCGACTGA